Proteins encoded by one window of Chrysemys picta bellii isolate R12L10 chromosome 10, ASM1138683v2, whole genome shotgun sequence:
- the FBXO22 gene encoding F-box only protein 22 isoform X1, whose translation MESDGKGAYVLSNLAEVVERILSFLPTKALLRAACVCRLWRECARRLLRTQQSVAWVSALEPGPSDSHSLVRALAEELENVHVLPQTVLYIADAETFIGYEECHRQKRARKRNSKETAIALEKLLPKRCQVLGLVAPGIVVTPMGSSSNRPKEIEDGEAGFALLFPKIDGVKIHTFHFCKVFDESKLTESGLKNNPELRVVLLFVYNSWKPGANRFLNQIINPLNEKSIILAGGYVESLTSLTSENNTEAGDSYGVVGLAFSGPQLQSATVLLDQDVIDERTVEAAMQRLKAANIPEHNTIGFMFACVGRGYQYYKTKRNLEADAFRKFFPNVPLFGFFGHGEIGCDRIVTGNFILRECNDIKDDLLHGYTTVMTLIHLGSTKANQV comes from the exons ATGGAGTCAGACGGCAAAGGGGCCTACGTGCTGAGTAACCTGGCTGAGGTGGTGGAGCGGATCCTGAGCTTCCTGCCCACCAAGGCATTGCTGCGGGCGGCCTG TGTTTGCCGGTTATGGAGAGAATGTGCCCGTAGATTACTGAGAACACAGCAGAGCGTTGCGTGGGTCTCTGCACTTGAGCCTGGTCCATCTGATAGTCATTCACTGGTCCGTGCATTAGCCGAAGAACTTGAG AATGTGCATGTGCTGCCACAAACAGTACTTTACATAGCAGATGCAGAGACTTTCATTGGATATGAAGAGTGTCACAGACAAAAGAGGG CAAGGAAAAGAAATAGTAAAGAAACAGCAATTGCACTAGAAAAGCTGTTGCCAAAACGATGCCAAGTTCTGGGACTGGTCGCTCCTGGAATTGTAG TTACTCCAATGGGCTCAAGCAGCAATCGACCTAAAGAAATCGAAGACGGTGAAGCTGGCTTTGCTTTATTGTTCCCAAAAATTGATGGTGTGAAAATCCATACCTTCCACTTTTGTAAAGTCTTTGATGAAAGCAAATTGACTGAatcag GTCTTAAAAATAATCCAGAGCTCCGTGTGGTTCTTCTATTTGTCTACAATTCCTGGAAGCCGGGAGCTAATCGGTTTCTTAATCAGATAATCAATCCTTTAAATGAAAAAAGTATCATCTTGGCTGGGGGGTATGTGGAGAGCTTGACGTCACTGACCTCTGAGAA TAACACTGAGGCTGGCGATTCCTATGGTGTGGTTGGATTGGCTTTCAGTGGACCCCAGCTACAGAGTGCTACAGTTTTGTTAGACCAGGATGTAATTGATGAACGGACTGTAGAAGCAGCAATGCAGCGTCTCAAAGCAGCAAACATTCCTGAGCACAACACCATTGGGTTCATGTTTGCGTGTGTTGGCAGAGGATACCAGTATTATAAAACCAAAAGGAATCTTGAAGCAGATgcatttaggaagtttttccctaaTGTTCCCCTATTTGGCTTTTTTGGACATGGAGAAATAGGATGTGATCGAATAGTCACTGGGAATTTCATACTGAGAGAATGCAATGACATAAAGGATGATCTACTCCATGGTTATACTACAGTTATGACTCTTATTCATCTTGGTTCAACTAAAGCAAACCAAgtttaa
- the NRG4 gene encoding pro-neuregulin-4, membrane-bound isoform isoform X5 has translation MIPTVSSPFCRCIENYTGARCEEVLLPSLKTQIKSEPFAAFLASVVVLGILVIGTFYFLCRVKMVRYSLNSSKEGRSTFEGPAQQSVVSAWLRLPAAMAATR, from the exons GTGTATTGAGAACTATACAGGAGCCCGTTGTGAAGAAGTTTTGCTACCTAGTCTCAAGACCCAAATTAAAAGTGAACCGTTTGCAGCTTTCTTGGCTTCGGTTGTTGTTCTAGGAATTCTTGTAATTGGAACATTCTACTTCCTTTGCAG agtcaaGATGGTGAGGTACTCACTGAACTCTTCAAAAGAAG GAAGGTCCACATTCGAAGGGCCAGCTCAACAGAGCGTGGTGTCAGCCTGGTTGAGACTACCAGCAGCAATGGCTGCAACA AGATAA
- the FBXO22 gene encoding F-box only protein 22 isoform X2 — protein MRCGNSPRFPASLEPSLPTKALLRAACVCRLWRECARRLLRTQQSVAWVSALEPGPSDSHSLVRALAEELENVHVLPQTVLYIADAETFIGYEECHRQKRARKRNSKETAIALEKLLPKRCQVLGLVAPGIVVTPMGSSSNRPKEIEDGEAGFALLFPKIDGVKIHTFHFCKVFDESKLTESGLKNNPELRVVLLFVYNSWKPGANRFLNQIINPLNEKSIILAGGYVESLTSLTSENNTEAGDSYGVVGLAFSGPQLQSATVLLDQDVIDERTVEAAMQRLKAANIPEHNTIGFMFACVGRGYQYYKTKRNLEADAFRKFFPNVPLFGFFGHGEIGCDRIVTGNFILRECNDIKDDLLHGYTTVMTLIHLGSTKANQV, from the exons atgCGTTGCGGGAACAGCCCGCGTTTCCCAGCTTCTCTGGAACCCTCTCTGCCCACCAAGGCATTGCTGCGGGCGGCCTG TGTTTGCCGGTTATGGAGAGAATGTGCCCGTAGATTACTGAGAACACAGCAGAGCGTTGCGTGGGTCTCTGCACTTGAGCCTGGTCCATCTGATAGTCATTCACTGGTCCGTGCATTAGCCGAAGAACTTGAG AATGTGCATGTGCTGCCACAAACAGTACTTTACATAGCAGATGCAGAGACTTTCATTGGATATGAAGAGTGTCACAGACAAAAGAGGG CAAGGAAAAGAAATAGTAAAGAAACAGCAATTGCACTAGAAAAGCTGTTGCCAAAACGATGCCAAGTTCTGGGACTGGTCGCTCCTGGAATTGTAG TTACTCCAATGGGCTCAAGCAGCAATCGACCTAAAGAAATCGAAGACGGTGAAGCTGGCTTTGCTTTATTGTTCCCAAAAATTGATGGTGTGAAAATCCATACCTTCCACTTTTGTAAAGTCTTTGATGAAAGCAAATTGACTGAatcag GTCTTAAAAATAATCCAGAGCTCCGTGTGGTTCTTCTATTTGTCTACAATTCCTGGAAGCCGGGAGCTAATCGGTTTCTTAATCAGATAATCAATCCTTTAAATGAAAAAAGTATCATCTTGGCTGGGGGGTATGTGGAGAGCTTGACGTCACTGACCTCTGAGAA TAACACTGAGGCTGGCGATTCCTATGGTGTGGTTGGATTGGCTTTCAGTGGACCCCAGCTACAGAGTGCTACAGTTTTGTTAGACCAGGATGTAATTGATGAACGGACTGTAGAAGCAGCAATGCAGCGTCTCAAAGCAGCAAACATTCCTGAGCACAACACCATTGGGTTCATGTTTGCGTGTGTTGGCAGAGGATACCAGTATTATAAAACCAAAAGGAATCTTGAAGCAGATgcatttaggaagtttttccctaaTGTTCCCCTATTTGGCTTTTTTGGACATGGAGAAATAGGATGTGATCGAATAGTCACTGGGAATTTCATACTGAGAGAATGCAATGACATAAAGGATGATCTACTCCATGGTTATACTACAGTTATGACTCTTATTCATCTTGGTTCAACTAAAGCAAACCAAgtttaa